The DNA window AAGGGAAATGATCATCATAACGTGTGATTATATCCCGAATCATGTCCTATGTTGATAGAATTCAGTTACACAAGTTTAAGGTTATTAATGATATTTTCCGGAATTCAACCAACTTGTCCATTCAACCGACCTAAATAGCCTATAAATATGACCTCCCGTCTAAGAAGAACGACAAGGACCCAACCCAAAGTCATCAATCAACCTTCAACAAAAATCCTCCACTAAAactttttcaaacttttcagtttttaatcatttttttaaaccttCTAAGCTCAATTTTAACTCATCCAAaagttttaacaagttttcaaaAGTATTCTCCAACTACTCacataaattttcataattaatgttattaattaaaattaaattttacaagtCTAAGGTCATGTGCTCGTGAATACTATAGAATTCTTGAATTTCTTAATTCAAAATTGATTATAAGATTGGTGAACTTTTTGTCGAAACTAATTCTTTAGAAAAAcccaatttcaaattaaaaaaaaaaaaaaaaacaacgaATTTATGGTCTTGGAACAAAGACACCAAAAACTTCCTAACACAATTCAAATGGTATTAGGAACTTTCCAAATCAAATCCGAAACAAATAAGACACGTTTTTCCaaattcaacatttttaaatcaagcttcaaatttcaaatttatatatggCTAAAATGTGTAGGCAATCATGTTTTAATCTTATAGCTCTGTCAGTCTCCTCCTCGGATGAATAACACATTGTCAACATGAACATGATGAATGAGTCTTAAGTACGGAGACGAAGCTCCCATGTTTTCAAAATCACAAACCAAACCTCCTGTCCAAAGATCAAAATATGCAATATTGGTCTGGCTGGAGGTTGGAGACGACTCGGCCTAATTCAGATTTCCtattagaccatctccaacccacaaacacattctcaaacccaaaatgtagtaaacgtcacatcaaacagtaattcatctccaacccaaaaacccatttccaaacccaaaagaatattcttagaatattcatttcttacactaactttttaaccttattaatattatctatatatttatcaactttacatatttaaccccaatcttttctcattcatttaataatattaaaataaaattaaatatatatatcaataattcataaacaacaaaataattcaataatacatttaaataaacaaacatattatattaaaacaaacattattaataaaaaaacacttagTACACGTAcacataacataaacaaaaaaaattgccGAAGAAATAAAAAGGGCAAATGATCATATGCAAACTCAATTAGATATGCAAAAGAAACGTTATGAGTTGAAAAAGAGTAAGGAAGACAACAAGACCTTAAGACAAGATTTGAGTAAAATAGAAGATCCAAATGTGCGCGCATTTATTCGGGCTCAACAAGCTCAAATTATGAAAGAAATAGCTCAAAATGAAAGTCAACCAGATCCTTCCACCCCGGCTACATTTTCGGACTATTTCAATAATCTTGGAGGAAGTGGTGCTAATTtaccatattattaattattatctatcgttcatttctattatttgtgagcaattttaattattgtattatttatgttgtactttttaattattgtaatatttattatgtaacgATAATGgttgtttttttaatgtattttctaTGATTATTcatattgtttaaaattataaatttataatttataaaatttaagttataaaatataacataaaaatataaaataaaatataaatataaaataaattagataaaattttaaatataatataatttaatgatttaattaaatatttaaaaaatattataaccttttatcttaaaattaaaaattaaaagaccaataaattgttcaaataattcatttaaataagtttaatatttaaattaatatagatatatatttcaaagactgaattaactttttataaaaaaattatgcagTTTGAATACTAACTACGCATATATGCGTTTATTTTTAGAAAGAGAATTTATGTTCTCATTTTGCAGGTAGGTTTGTCGTTCGGTTGGAACAAAAAATGGAGCTGCGTTTGCAGTCCGGTTGGAGAAGCTCTTAGCTACCGTTTTTCACCATCTTCGACATAATGACGacgtttatttaatattttgaaatttaaaatattaaatttaaatatatgtctaagaattgaaaaataattggataAAATGCAAggaatcaatttttaaataaaatcaaaattttgtagAGTAGAGACTTTTTTTAATAGGTATtgaaaaattttgtattaaatttttattataaagatttaaaagatattaatatataatgataaaataatatattttaattaattaatacgaTTAAAAGAGGGtgaattagatttttatttttattattatgattgattttttttttttttttaaaaaaacttacaaattttaataatatggtgTGTAGTCTTTCAGTGACATTAGTGTCATGACATAGGAAATAAGAGAAagtttgatataaaataaataataataagataaggTGTATTGTGTTATTATTTGAAAGCTTAAATTCATCTTATTCTCatgaacaatttaaaaattaaaagtaaactTCATTTTCATGTCGGGCATAATCTTTTCAAGTCTGGCGACCATTTctgtattatttgaaaataccttcaaaagttttttttttctttggttGTACCGAAATAAAAACTTTACTTTTCAACTTTTGAAGTAAGATATGCTctacttaattcaaataatatataagaaatagTTAATTCTTGTCTATTTTTTTCACTTGACATTGACATTGCCTAGATTTATAAACCCTTTCAAATTTAAGAACAATCATCAAAGTTCCACTAGATTTTGATCTTGAAAGAATCCACACAAGCTGGATATTTCAAAAGTAGGAAAATATATTCATACAGAATGTTAACAACCAAAAAAAAGGGTATTATAAATAGAAGTTTCATCTTCTACACCTCCAAGCAGATACTGAGAAAAGGGATCTATCCTGCCAGCAAACAACAAGACAACCATTATTATCTTCCTTAATCTTATAACCATCGCAACCATGATTCTGAATCATCATCCTCTTTGCTTGCAACATCCCATAATAACTCAATGGTGCATTACCAAAACCTGCAATTTCCATCCTTTGAAACCACTTCTCCATCTTCTCGTGCCTTTTCTTCCTCTCAAATCCTTGGTTTGCTATAATATCCTTTATCTCTTCCCCTAACATCATCTTCTCCACCTTCAACCTCTCCACAGATGTTCTAGTCAATGTAGATTCCAAGCAATCGAATAAAGCTGCATAGAAATGCAATGATTCCAGCATCCTCTCCATTAAAGACCCGTTGTGGTTTGAGTCCTGCTCTGTTATTACCATAACCTTTGGCGACAACCCGCATAATGATCGGAGAAAGCTATCGACTTTCGAAGATGGGATCGAAGAAGCCGAGTCATTTCTTGGACCGGGAGGAGATTTCTTTCCTATTTCGTCTTCACTGGCCAAAAGGGTGTGTAGTTGTAGAACAGAGCTAATTGCTAAGGCTTCCCCTGTCTTAACCGAAAGCTTCTCGAAATCAAGATTCTCCAAACTAGTAACTATAATGGGATTGAACTGAAAAGGCACGTCCAATTTCTCTGCTTCACTAATCAAGACATGAGCCATTTGTTCTAAAACCTCTTTCTGTTGATGAATTCCGGTTATTCTCAAGTGAGGAGGGCCTTCCGGGCGAGCACTCAAGTCACGGAGAAGGGCTCGCCATTGGGCAGGTTCGGCTGCGTTAAGATCGATGACATGAACCATTTTCTCCCCTTCCATAGCCTCAATAATCGCTTGGTTCGTGACCACGAAAGAGACTTTTAAGAATGGAAACATGTCAACGAACAGTTTGTTTGCGTGTATTTGTTCTGAAACAATGCTCATCTTAGTTGAATGGAGGGCTTTGTAGATTCCAGGCCATGATTTTAGAATCTTTTGTGCTAATGCTTCTGAGAAATAAGCAGCGATTCGCTGCATTGGATCGCCAGTTGGGGACGCGAGTTGGGAGATTTGATCAAGGATGATATTAGCGTTCTCAAAGCTGCTTGAAGCAACATGATTAGCACAGGCTAGTAAGAGATGGATCAAATAGAGACCTCGTTCTTCAGATTTAAGCTCTTTGAGCCATGGATATGGCGATGATGGGTTAGGTGAGGCAGAGGAAATCATGGTATGTCCTTGAAGAGACGATGAAGTTACAGAAGATGAACCATCGTCTTGAAACATAGTTGCCATCAACAAATCAAGAAATTTCTACAGGTTACAGAAACATGGGTTAGTAGTTGTAAGTTGTAACAAAGAAATCAAGGAAGAAGACGATTAAAGTTTTTTCATTTACAGATGAACTCACCTAACAAAGCAAGATTGGGCAAAGGGTTTTCCGATTCTCCGAAAACCCAATTGAGATTAGATGATAGATCGACCCTCAGCAGTTTCTGATCTCCTGGATGATGGATAGAGAGAAGGATCCGAGATGATATGAAGTAAAGAAAGAAGATTGGTTTTTGAAAGAATTGTAATAATGGCTTGTtattgtagttgtttgtcgttAGTAATTTGTTGGGCTTCACCATTTGTATCAGAAGAAGAATATGGAATTTGTAGAAAGACGAGTCCAAGTCTGTCTGTCGGTCTGTCATGTCTGTTTCTGGGTGAGCTTGTTTTTGTTTGTCATGACATAGGATAGGGGAGAGAGAGGGGAAGGAATCATGGCAGGCCAAAGACCATAAAAGATATTCTCAGATCTCTACACTTAGCTTGGCTCCAAACATGTCCTAACAAAGCCACGCCAAgccaaaacaaacaaacaaaaatgtcatcttttttctctctctaagttttGTCTGTCACAAGAAAAAACCAAGGTGGTCtacagaaaaagaaaaaaaagtaaaacaaaCGTCCAAAGGCCCttttttgttctttttcacAACAAGTTAGTccaaattttggtattttattttgtcatgCTTTGACAAAGGCTCAAGTAAATTCAAGAAACATCCAAAACTTTAAACCACTTTTTATATGCCTAACCAAccactttcaattaatttattaataccCCCAACACCTAATTACCAAAAATATCATGATAGATTCTTTAAGACTTAATTTTATCTGTTTAagcattcaaaataataatgtacacttcaattaatgaaaatattcaaCTTTCAGTTTCTATTTATTGATCAGTTAAAAAATCGTTTTTAGGGTGTTCAATCGGTTGTTTAACCGGTTAATTGATTATGATTAAGTCCGgttttatctcttattttataaatcggTTAACCgaacaatattattattggtTTTATCGGTTCTGATTCTACTGGTTCCTTGTTCCCGATTCCCGACGGGAACcgataattcaaattttttaattaaatatttaatttattaaatattttttattttattataatatattatattatattatattattttattgtaagaatataaaatattttaaaattttttaattttttaattttttaattaatatttatataaattatttttttttaattaattctataaaaattatgatttaaaatttaaaaaaaattaatatatataaattattaaatattatttataatatatctaatatttaaaaaaaataactaatataaattataaaataaaactgtataattaaattattattgatttaataatAGTTAAACCAAAAACTGTATCGTTTAACCAGTAAAAACTCAGTTAACTAGAACGGTTAGAACCGATTAATCGATAAACAGATAAAATGAAATCGATAAATTATCGATTCGATTATCGTTTTCCGGTTTATTTGCCCAATCCTTCTTATTTGTCACGACTAAACAATTAAAGGTCTAAAATTTCCTTTAAAAATAGCAGCagcaattaaaaaaaataatgaaaacttgcatatcaatttaattttaagaaaaatctactattattgtttaaataaatttttttttttgaatggtACATATAAGTTTTTGGTTGCCAcccaattatatattttaatattaatcaaaatcaGTCAGTAGATCAATTTTGTGGTTCTATTAATTTTGGAGTTGGTTTATACAAccttaatttctttataaacaTGAAATTACATTTGAGTttcatcaaattttttattttattttttttttgtcaaatttataaTAGTACTTTTTTCTCTTATAAAAATAGGAGTTGTTGAGTGAGAACAAAAGTCCTATCATAATTTtgcacttttattttaatttattatttttgtttgtagtataaattttaaattgaatcaCGAGTTTAAGAAATGGGTCATGCAAGAGAAAGAGAGGGCAACATTGTAATTTGACTAGTTTACTATTTACTACTTTAGCTGTCTTTTGATTCCATTGCCTTGTCAATATCCTTacaactttaatattttagttgtcTTATTTAACccattatttgtaaataaactttttcttttttacttttccatcttttatttatatatatttatattatttgatagagACGTCACTGATGTGTTTTTTATCCTTAATTCGCAGCACTTTatggataaaaaatttaaaaacataaaattaataagatttgaAAATGCTCAACtcttttggaattttttttttaatttatattttttaaaatattatttcatttaaattaacgttttaatttaaaaaaatgcatcttaataattttagtttctctctaaaaaataaattaaaaaaaaagttggaaatttaatattttttaaacttttttatgactttttttaGCATATGAGGATGACTCgtttttattttcatcactTAAATTTGAGTTGATATTGCGTTTTGTTCGACTCGATATCCTGTTTAACTGGATTGGTTTTTTGTCTTAAatttttatagttataataatactattaatcATTATGGGTCGTTTGTTGTTTATATCATTCGATTGTGCTGGTGATTCTTTCTAGAGTCTGTGTTCATCTCCTTCTTAGCAgcaaaatagattaaataatcaGATCTagagtatatttatttatcatttttcaataaaaaattattgaatttgatCTTTCATATGAAGGACCTATTACAAGTATTCTCTTATAATTTGTgtggatttcttattatttcGGTCATATATGTAGATAGTCTATTTTCATTTGGTAAGACAATTTTCGGCGTAATTTATCAATCATCAgttaagaataatttaaattgacGCCTACAAAATTTTGTAGAGATTTTTTCGACACGGTTTCATTGGTTCGTTCGCCTTACTATACTTCGACACtcattgtttatgaatttaactGAGTTCGTCTTTGGAAGACTCTCAACAAATTGTTTGATTGTTGAATCTAGTCTAttgagagttttatttttataaattatttatacaatttaatatatagatcatcaattgtttgttttgattttgtagatgttatcttatattatttacaaattaatttcttaaataactctatttgaatttaatgagaattaattttttataaaataaagttagaaaataattttgtatagtattattttttttttctctctttagaaaaaatattttaaaaaattgaaaaatattctgTTATAAACTTGAGTTAACTCTAGCTTGAGAGTTAAAACGAGAATCTTAGTTTCATTGAATTGAGCAGAATATGAGATGATGAAGAACAAGAAATTTTAATTGTAGATTATGACCTACATGTGAGAAATAGAATTCTTAGGCTTTGTTCgtatttgggttttcaaaataactcaaCCAAATCAATTGTCACTTCACTCCCTCTTTCATCCTTCAAATCAATCaagtcattaaccaaaatactaaaataccctttattttaaattataattatttattttatttatatatatcaatatcttttaagtctttttaccaaaaaacatcattattttctcaaaattatcacccaTTATTActaataatcatttttctctttttccaggttatttaaataacctggcCCGAACAAGCCCTTAGAATAAGAATAGTATTTCATTCCTtttattctctttctctctccatTTAATTAAaagctaattaattatatagctTGCTAAATTAATCTATGTTATTCATTTGCCAATTCTTTCCAAAATGTGCCGACAAAAACTATATTGAAGGCTAACAATAGCCAATAACATCccatgaaatttaaaaatattatctaaaaatagaATTGATTCAAGGGTTATGAGTGAAAGTTAGGATGTCTATAATGTGAGCTCAGCTTTGAGTAATTGTGCCACTATTTGTTGAAAATGAGTGTCCTAAACTCAAAAAGTGTGCCATTATCGATAATATATTCACCACCACTAGAATGATTGAATGTGCATGGGACTTGAGTAGTCTTATATGAAATCTATTAAGATATCACTCTAAATTGTCTTCGAAATATCCAAGGGTTGTAGGAGACCTTTTAAGTCCATGGTGTTCATATTTCTGTTGTGACATTCTAAACAATTTTGTACAATTCtcgtatatttttttatcattcctTTCCAAAAATAAGTTTGTCACAACTTCTGAACAGTTATCATCACCTGTGAATGACCTTCCACTGCCTTATGCACAATAGAGAtgatatattttctcaattctTCCTTCGCCCCAACTACAATTCTGCCCATCTTTTTTAAGTTGTCCATTAATCTAAGAAATCTTTGACACTATTTTGATCTATTTGGAGCCGAGTTATAAGGTTTCACAAGTCACTCTGCCATATTTTTGCAATTTTTACattttgaagaaaattgagAAAGTGCCTAACATGAGCCAAATGAATTGATCCTTCAAAGAGCATCATCTACTTTATTCTCCTTACCTTTTGTATTGAACCGACAATTCAAATCCAAATAACTTGTAAAGCCTTTTCTCTTGACTTGAGAGATTAACTTTTTGTTCTAACAAATGTTTGAGAACTTAATGATATGTCTTGAGAGTGAAAGGTTTAAACTATAAATAGCTTCTCCATTTTTAATTGAATGTTGTCCCTTCTATATCAAAACTGCCCCCATTCCATTTTGCTTGCATCTGTTTTAATCACACATCATTCAATAAAATCTAGCATAGCTAAATCAGGTTTCATCATGGCCTGTTCTTCAAAAGTATGAGTAGCTTCTTCATTCCAcataaatttctctttttaagCAATTTCGTTAATGGCATTGCAATTGATCTATAGTTC is part of the Impatiens glandulifera chromosome 1, dImpGla2.1, whole genome shotgun sequence genome and encodes:
- the LOC124921237 gene encoding scarecrow-like protein 3, which encodes MATMFQDDGSSSVTSSSLQGHTMISSASPNPSSPYPWLKELKSEERGLYLIHLLLACANHVASSSFENANIILDQISQLASPTGDPMQRIAAYFSEALAQKILKSWPGIYKALHSTKMSIVSEQIHANKLFVDMFPFLKVSFVVTNQAIIEAMEGEKMVHVIDLNAAEPAQWRALLRDLSARPEGPPHLRITGIHQQKEVLEQMAHVLISEAEKLDVPFQFNPIIVTSLENLDFEKLSVKTGEALAISSVLQLHTLLASEDEIGKKSPPGPRNDSASSIPSSKVDSFLRSLCGLSPKVMVITEQDSNHNGSLMERMLESLHFYAALFDCLESTLTRTSVERLKVEKMMLGEEIKDIIANQGFERKKRHEKMEKWFQRMEIAGFGNAPLSYYGMLQAKRMMIQNHGCDGYKIKEDNNGCLVVCWQDRSLFSVSAWRCRR